Proteins encoded within one genomic window of Prochlorococcus marinus str. MIT 9515:
- the thiD gene encoding bifunctional hydroxymethylpyrimidine kinase/phosphomethylpyrimidine kinase, producing the protein MYSKIALSIGGSDSGGGAGIQADLKTFMALNVHGCSAITCITAQNSFEVSCVEAVQKETLISQIDTLFSDFDINALKTGMLLNESIIDTTALKLKSYSIPKIIDPVMVSRTGSKLLEDAAINAYKKLLLPIADIVTPNIFEANLLSNIEIKNKKDIELAAHNIIELGAKAVLIKGGGLKEMQGKDFYFDVTGKSKWFINKFINTKNTHGSGCTLSSAICGYQALGFELIESIERAKAFIERSLEKSYKIGSGPGPLGHYQSL; encoded by the coding sequence ATGTATTCAAAAATTGCTCTTTCTATTGGTGGTAGTGATTCCGGGGGAGGTGCAGGAATTCAAGCTGATTTGAAAACTTTTATGGCTCTAAATGTTCATGGATGCTCAGCCATAACATGTATTACTGCTCAAAATAGTTTTGAAGTAAGCTGCGTAGAAGCGGTCCAAAAGGAAACTTTAATAAGCCAAATTGATACTTTGTTCTCGGATTTTGATATTAATGCTTTAAAAACTGGCATGCTTTTGAATGAGAGTATTATTGATACTACGGCTTTAAAACTAAAATCTTATTCTATACCCAAGATTATAGACCCTGTAATGGTTTCAAGAACTGGGTCAAAATTACTTGAGGATGCTGCAATTAATGCTTACAAAAAATTGCTTTTGCCAATAGCTGATATTGTTACTCCAAATATTTTCGAAGCAAATCTTTTATCAAATATTGAAATCAAAAATAAGAAAGATATAGAGCTCGCAGCACATAATATTATTGAACTTGGAGCCAAAGCAGTATTAATAAAGGGTGGAGGATTAAAAGAGATGCAAGGAAAGGATTTTTATTTTGATGTCACAGGAAAAAGCAAATGGTTTATTAATAAATTTATAAATACTAAAAATACGCATGGAAGTGGATGTACTTTAAGTTCGGCAATTTGCGGTTATCAAGCCTTGGGATTTGAATTGATAGAATCAATTGAAAGAGCGAAAGCATTTATTGAAAGATCCTTGGAGAAATCTTATAAAATTGGTTCTGGTCCAGGCCCCCTTGGACATTATCAATCACTTTAG
- a CDS encoding cupin domain-containing protein: MNFDKNTSDIINKFKLSIHPEGGWYREIFRGENYVTRKDGQKRTNITSIYYLLCKGENSSWHRVNNADEIWIFLQGSPLNLRCLDEDNKKIKNLNLHTNNPIEIIPAGYWQCASTSGEFTLTSCCVGPGFDFLDFEMLRDLDPSLRPSKAMKDFI; this comes from the coding sequence GTGAATTTCGATAAAAATACTTCTGATATTATTAATAAATTCAAATTGTCTATTCACCCGGAGGGCGGATGGTATAGAGAAATCTTCCGAGGTGAAAATTATGTGACAAGAAAAGATGGTCAAAAAAGAACGAATATTACTAGTATTTATTATTTGCTTTGTAAGGGAGAAAATAGTTCTTGGCACCGTGTTAATAATGCTGATGAGATATGGATTTTTCTTCAAGGTTCGCCTCTGAACTTAAGGTGTTTAGATGAGGATAATAAAAAAATCAAAAATCTAAACTTACATACTAATAATCCAATTGAAATAATTCCAGCAGGATATTGGCAGTGTGCTAGTACAAGTGGAGAATTCACTCTTACGAGTTGTTGCGTTGGCCCAGGATTTGATTTTTTGGATTTTGAAATGCTAAGAGATCTAGATCCTTCTTTAAGGCCTAGTAAAGCTATGAAGGATTTTATTTAA
- a CDS encoding class I SAM-dependent methyltransferase: protein MNVGSNYNDQFYKSLTNGSYISAKHYVSILSSVLIKPNKVVDIGCGRGPWLKAFADSGAKELVGIDGDWVCQENMLDKKIKFHSIDLSSTVIKNPVNKKFDLAMSLEVAEHLKPEQATTFVNYLTNFSETILFSAAFSGQGGTDHFNERPHSYWAKIFIKNGYLPYDLFRSKVWENQEIEVWYRQNTFLYLKSNSKFEKIFKEKGIEPIRETALMNYIHPDLYQIRVEESKQLTQLIIKLRKSTISGLIKRIMPKSIVNFLRKIRK, encoded by the coding sequence ATGAATGTAGGGAGTAACTATAATGATCAATTCTATAAATCACTAACAAATGGGTCATATATTAGTGCCAAGCATTATGTATCTATTTTAAGTTCTGTACTTATAAAACCTAATAAAGTTGTTGATATTGGATGTGGCCGAGGGCCATGGTTAAAGGCATTTGCTGATTCAGGTGCAAAAGAGTTGGTTGGGATAGATGGTGATTGGGTCTGCCAAGAAAATATGCTTGATAAAAAAATCAAATTCCATTCAATAGATCTTAGTTCTACTGTCATTAAAAATCCTGTTAATAAGAAATTTGATCTTGCCATGTCACTTGAAGTGGCCGAGCATTTAAAACCAGAACAAGCAACTACCTTTGTCAATTACTTAACAAACTTTTCTGAAACAATTCTATTTAGCGCTGCTTTTAGTGGTCAAGGAGGTACTGATCATTTTAATGAGAGACCGCATTCTTACTGGGCTAAAATTTTCATCAAAAATGGTTACTTGCCCTATGATCTTTTTCGTTCAAAGGTATGGGAAAATCAAGAGATAGAAGTTTGGTACCGTCAAAATACTTTTTTATACCTAAAAAGTAATTCAAAATTTGAAAAAATATTTAAAGAAAAAGGTATAGAGCCTATTAGAGAAACAGCCCTTATGAACTATATTCATCCAGATTTATATCAAATAAGGGTAGAAGAATCTAAGCAATTAACTCAATTAATTATTAAATTAAGAAAATCAACTATATCAGGTCTTATAAAAAGGATTATGCCTAAATCCATAGTTAACTTTTTAAGGAAAATTCGGAAATAA
- a CDS encoding glutamate dehydrogenase yields the protein MVNLQTHLKSEVGVLAEYISEELSVFIVAENKPVQYPSNGGLRLLNYETDIECLQDGFRLANLMKSKHDIYSTGFSGGKVVARSPNISSVKEKLISVTSELLENLGGRMITGCDLNTDMNDMEKLFKLTPHVLAAVNSKVDASTATAMGVIGAFEAFKEFIPYDLPNGVLVHGCGSVGSKVASELIKRDIKTYVVDIDTEKTYINGAISLGNDKNWYRKTFDVILPCSISGLINTNISQFLLKTKAIISAANAPFGNDVIPEKLRNSNVIVIPDPLVNAGAVIADSIERYAPVKWSNTRPEKIYDFVKNEVRKKCISYLALEQNGLSSLEILELIKNKKQQIIGEKF from the coding sequence ATGGTTAATTTACAAACTCATTTAAAAAGTGAAGTGGGCGTTCTTGCTGAATATATAAGCGAAGAATTATCAGTTTTCATAGTCGCTGAAAATAAACCTGTTCAGTATCCTTCTAATGGAGGTTTAAGGCTTCTAAATTATGAAACAGATATTGAATGTCTTCAAGATGGATTTAGACTTGCAAATCTTATGAAGAGTAAACATGATATTTATTCGACAGGTTTTTCAGGTGGAAAAGTGGTGGCAAGATCACCAAATATTTCATCAGTTAAAGAAAAACTTATCTCAGTAACATCTGAACTTTTAGAAAATCTTGGTGGCAGAATGATTACTGGATGTGACTTAAATACTGATATGAATGATATGGAAAAATTATTCAAATTAACTCCTCATGTACTTGCCGCGGTCAATAGTAAGGTTGATGCTAGTACTGCTACTGCAATGGGTGTAATAGGAGCCTTTGAGGCTTTTAAGGAATTTATACCTTACGATCTTCCCAATGGTGTTTTGGTTCATGGATGCGGATCAGTTGGAAGTAAAGTCGCCTCTGAATTAATTAAACGAGATATAAAGACTTATGTCGTCGATATAGATACCGAAAAAACTTATATTAATGGTGCTATTTCCCTTGGGAATGATAAAAATTGGTATCGTAAGACTTTTGATGTTATATTACCTTGCTCTATATCAGGTCTTATAAATACAAATATTTCTCAATTTCTTCTTAAGACTAAAGCTATAATTTCAGCTGCAAATGCTCCTTTTGGAAATGATGTGATTCCTGAAAAGTTGAGGAATTCAAATGTTATTGTAATTCCCGATCCTTTAGTAAATGCTGGTGCGGTGATAGCTGATTCAATTGAAAGATATGCGCCAGTTAAATGGTCTAATACAAGACCTGAAAAGATTTATGATTTTGTCAAGAATGAAGTAAGAAAAAAATGTATTTCTTACCTAGCCTTGGAACAGAATGGATTAAGTTCTCTTGAAATTTTAGAACTAATAAAAAATAAAAAACAGCAAATCATAGGAGAGAAATTTTAA
- a CDS encoding FAD-dependent oxidoreductase: protein MNIKIPEHVDIAIIGGGMAGLSAAASLSEMGVKNIAVFESEKLAHSEGSSFGESRMYREMYSDPVLCKLAKESNKLWAEQESIAKYSLRKEHGLLFYGESWDEETIEGSIPGAQKVMDEQNIPYEFLTSEKISERFPIKPKEHFVGLFEPSAGSILSDRAIENWIKIIRSNGNQIYEGCKIKRIEEKNNSLEIIGNQSVSFDQLIVASGMWTNELLEPIGLKQDVKIWPMLWAHYLVDEDFINSYPQWFCFQKSRGDDGGLYYGFPVLSRNKNNIPRIKVGIDWTSPKLIGGDEGAMKKPFMEPLIKMLDDFIINNFEGVIVCDETFVSPYTMTNDVNFILDKPKSNITVFSGGSGQSFKFAPIIGKCLAEKALNKNCSFDISCWEFDRFLTTK, encoded by the coding sequence ATGAATATAAAGATCCCTGAACATGTTGATATAGCCATAATAGGTGGAGGTATGGCAGGCTTAAGTGCAGCAGCATCATTAAGTGAAATGGGAGTAAAAAATATAGCTGTTTTTGAATCTGAAAAACTTGCACATTCCGAAGGTAGCAGTTTTGGGGAGTCCAGAATGTACCGCGAAATGTATTCAGATCCTGTGTTATGCAAACTTGCTAAAGAATCAAATAAATTATGGGCCGAACAGGAATCAATAGCAAAATATTCTCTAAGAAAAGAACATGGATTATTGTTTTATGGTGAATCCTGGGATGAAGAAACCATAGAAGGTTCTATTCCTGGAGCTCAGAAAGTGATGGATGAGCAAAATATACCCTATGAATTTTTAACATCTGAAAAAATTTCTGAAAGATTTCCTATAAAACCTAAAGAACATTTTGTTGGACTTTTTGAACCAAGTGCAGGATCAATTTTAAGTGATAGAGCTATTGAAAATTGGATTAAAATCATAAGAAGTAATGGTAATCAGATTTATGAAGGTTGCAAAATTAAAAGAATAGAAGAAAAAAATAATTCTCTTGAAATAATAGGAAATCAATCTGTAAGTTTTGATCAATTAATAGTTGCATCTGGAATGTGGACTAATGAATTATTGGAACCAATAGGTTTAAAACAAGATGTAAAAATCTGGCCAATGCTTTGGGCACATTATCTGGTTGACGAAGATTTCATAAATAGTTATCCTCAATGGTTTTGTTTCCAAAAATCAAGAGGAGATGATGGTGGATTGTATTATGGTTTCCCCGTCTTAAGTCGAAATAAAAATAATATACCCAGAATAAAAGTTGGAATTGATTGGACCTCTCCAAAACTAATTGGTGGTGATGAGGGCGCAATGAAAAAACCTTTTATGGAACCTCTAATAAAAATGCTGGATGATTTCATTATCAACAATTTCGAGGGTGTTATCGTTTGTGATGAAACTTTTGTAAGTCCTTATACAATGACAAATGATGTTAATTTTATTCTCGATAAACCCAAGTCAAATATTACTGTTTTTTCTGGCGGATCTGGCCAGTCATTTAAATTTGCACCAATAATTGGTAAATGTCTTGCGGAAAAAGCATTAAATAAAAATTGTAGTTTTGATATAAGTTGCTGGGAATTTGACAGATTTCTTACAACAAAATAA
- a CDS encoding helix-hairpin-helix domain-containing protein → MINEELSIKSQAYKDIYKKLVREKKFPDSFFINILCELNGVESKTASILWEYGYLTKEQVLNAPYSELIEIKGLGKNLISKIKN, encoded by the coding sequence ATGATAAATGAGGAACTAAGTATTAAATCACAAGCTTATAAAGATATTTATAAAAAATTAGTAAGGGAAAAGAAATTTCCTGATTCTTTCTTTATCAATATTTTGTGCGAACTGAATGGAGTAGAATCTAAAACTGCTTCAATATTATGGGAATATGGATACCTTACAAAAGAACAAGTTTTGAATGCACCTTATAGTGAATTAATAGAGATTAAAGGTCTTGGAAAAAATTTGATTTCAAAAATAAAAAACTAA
- a CDS encoding TVP38/TMEM64 family protein — translation MVEALSGNWGILLILLLRFTSIVIPILPGTYCLLISGYLFGLVNGLLISFIADLVACSISFSLSRRFGRKILQRVMSKKYLDKFENLSKKYLEKNLFLLTGFLMTGWFDFVSYGVGLTKLRFRKFLLALIVSSLLSDLPFVATGNGFRELQNQNFNIKKIIDGEVPSLQREYLIVFIVSVILIFSMGIIRNLIDRKYLKSTN, via the coding sequence GTGGTTGAAGCTTTATCAGGAAACTGGGGAATTTTATTAATTTTACTCTTGAGATTTACAAGCATTGTTATTCCTATCTTGCCGGGTACATATTGCTTATTAATTTCAGGATATCTTTTTGGATTAGTAAATGGATTACTAATAAGCTTTATCGCAGATTTAGTAGCATGCTCGATTAGTTTTTCATTATCAAGGAGATTTGGAAGAAAAATACTGCAACGAGTTATGTCAAAAAAATATTTAGATAAATTTGAAAATTTGTCTAAGAAATATCTAGAGAAAAACTTGTTTCTTTTAACCGGTTTTCTAATGACGGGTTGGTTTGATTTTGTCAGTTATGGTGTTGGGCTTACTAAATTAAGGTTTAGAAAATTTCTTCTAGCTTTAATCGTTAGCTCTCTACTTTCAGATCTGCCATTTGTTGCTACTGGAAATGGTTTTAGAGAATTACAAAATCAGAATTTCAATATTAAAAAAATTATTGATGGAGAAGTACCCTCACTTCAAAGAGAATATTTGATTGTATTTATAGTAAGCGTAATATTGATATTTAGTATGGGGATTATAAGAAATCTGATTGATAGGAAGTATCTTAAATCCACCAATTAA
- a CDS encoding esterase/lipase family protein — protein sequence MKKIKNPIIILGGFLITKEAYNEAKNIIENVFNRKVYVVDVTRKDWFQSNSVQGWVDILNKVKDTVNIALVENNSTKIDFIGHSSGGVMMRLYLSDEPFNNKIFNGKSHTKNLITLGSPHQAVKATALRKFVDEKYPGNFFKNINYISVGGEVEIKSKQTSLITKLVARGSYKSISGDKNANGDGLVPLSSSLLEGSQQIILPETVHGGLFGNNWYCSSSKVREWWKQIHWK from the coding sequence ATTAAAAAAATTAAAAATCCAATAATTATTCTCGGTGGTTTTCTGATTACTAAAGAAGCCTATAACGAAGCTAAAAATATAATTGAGAATGTTTTTAACAGAAAAGTGTATGTAGTAGATGTAACTAGAAAAGATTGGTTTCAAAGCAATTCTGTACAAGGTTGGGTAGATATTTTAAATAAAGTTAAAGATACAGTTAATATTGCACTGGTAGAAAACAATTCTACAAAAATTGATTTTATTGGTCATAGTTCTGGTGGAGTAATGATGAGACTCTATCTTTCTGATGAACCTTTTAACAATAAGATATTTAATGGGAAGTCTCATACTAAAAATTTAATTACATTAGGTAGCCCACATCAAGCTGTAAAAGCAACCGCATTGAGAAAATTTGTGGATGAAAAATATCCAGGAAATTTCTTCAAAAATATAAATTATATTTCAGTTGGAGGTGAAGTAGAAATTAAATCTAAACAAACATCATTAATAACAAAACTTGTTGCGAGGGGATCATATAAATCAATTTCTGGAGATAAGAATGCTAATGGAGACGGCTTAGTTCCTTTGTCATCATCTCTTTTAGAAGGTTCACAGCAAATAATTCTTCCTGAAACAGTACATGGTGGTCTTTTTGGAAATAACTGGTATTGCTCCTCTTCAAAAGTAAGAGAATGGTGGAAACAAATACATTGGAAATAA
- a CDS encoding glycosyltransferase: MFFFLLVSIVTFMLALGTFLIERYSFNNAPFLENNNSEKPIETSLTIIVPAYNEELNIIKCLKSLSEIKRPSENFKILVIDDLSTDKTFLEAKNLKEKIFKNSKELEIISSGERPQDKNWVGKNWPCYVGAQKTNSKWLLFIDADVILGKNCIHNALSKACADDIDLLSLAPKVNCNCLAEWMVQPIMTSLLMLGFPIYATNDSKNNSSFAAGPFMLFKRQSYEFIGGHEGTFDEVVEDISLAKKIKSNNLKLNFLIAIEDISLNMYRDFNSLIEGWSKNWFLGLEKDLLKSISGSIFVFLNFSVPWLLFITSTTLLINNYSFKIFCINLISALSLITYLFKRLWLKAKYEIPSKYWYLNGIGGVIVVYISLLSIYKTYTGNGWTWKGRNLFKS; encoded by the coding sequence ATGTTTTTTTTTCTACTAGTCTCAATAGTAACTTTTATGTTAGCCTTAGGCACTTTCTTGATTGAAAGATATAGTTTCAATAATGCGCCTTTTCTTGAAAATAATAATTCTGAAAAACCTATAGAAACAAGTCTTACAATAATTGTCCCCGCATATAATGAAGAATTAAATATTATCAAGTGCTTAAAATCATTAAGCGAGATTAAAAGGCCTAGTGAAAATTTTAAAATATTAGTCATAGACGACTTAAGTACTGACAAAACTTTTTTAGAAGCAAAAAACTTAAAAGAAAAAATATTTAAAAATTCAAAAGAATTAGAAATCATTTCATCTGGAGAAAGGCCTCAAGATAAAAATTGGGTTGGTAAAAATTGGCCGTGTTATGTAGGGGCACAAAAAACAAATTCCAAATGGTTACTTTTTATTGATGCAGATGTAATTTTAGGAAAAAATTGTATTCATAATGCCCTCTCCAAAGCCTGTGCAGATGATATTGATTTATTATCTCTAGCTCCCAAAGTTAACTGTAATTGCTTAGCAGAGTGGATGGTGCAACCAATTATGACAAGCTTATTAATGCTAGGTTTTCCTATATATGCTACTAACGATAGTAAAAATAATTCATCATTTGCAGCTGGTCCTTTTATGCTTTTCAAAAGGCAATCTTATGAATTTATTGGTGGACATGAAGGCACTTTTGATGAAGTTGTTGAAGACATTTCTTTAGCTAAAAAGATTAAAAGTAATAATTTAAAATTAAATTTTTTAATAGCAATTGAAGATATTTCACTTAATATGTATCGAGATTTTAATTCCTTAATTGAGGGTTGGAGTAAAAACTGGTTTTTAGGTTTAGAGAAAGATCTCTTGAAATCAATATCAGGATCAATATTTGTATTTTTAAACTTTAGTGTTCCTTGGCTATTATTTATTACGTCAACGACTCTTTTAATAAATAATTACTCTTTCAAAATTTTCTGTATAAATTTAATTTCAGCTCTCTCTTTAATCACTTATCTTTTTAAAAGACTTTGGTTAAAGGCGAAGTATGAAATTCCCTCAAAATATTGGTATTTAAATGGAATAGGAGGGGTTATTGTCGTTTATATAAGTCTACTATCGATTTATAAAACATACACTGGAAATGGTTGGACTTGGAAGGGAAGAAATTTATTTAAAAGTTAA
- a CDS encoding 3-oxoacyl-ACP reductase, with translation MNLQIKEQTVLITGAGRGLGSEIAKSFHREGAKVVINYRKSFKSAQKLSASLGENVILIQGDIREKDQVSKMHDELHNKDIKVDTVVHNAINDFVFNGDQRKKIDTIEWQDFQNQIETSQKGFLNLLNIFNPNMKKNSFGRFISIGTNLFQNPVIPYHDYTAAKGGLLSLTRTAAIDLGQFNITVNMVSGGLLKVTDASKGTPDSVFEYISSITPLRKVTTTEDFSDAVLFFASPWSRAVTGQNLVVDGGLVLN, from the coding sequence ATGAATTTACAAATAAAAGAACAGACTGTTTTAATAACAGGAGCTGGAAGAGGCTTAGGTTCCGAAATAGCAAAATCTTTTCATCGAGAGGGAGCAAAAGTAGTAATCAATTATAGAAAGTCATTTAAAAGTGCCCAAAAACTATCTGCTTCATTGGGAGAAAATGTAATTTTAATCCAAGGTGATATTAGAGAAAAAGATCAAGTTTCTAAAATGCATGATGAATTGCATAATAAAGATATCAAAGTGGATACAGTAGTTCATAATGCAATAAATGATTTTGTTTTTAATGGTGATCAAAGAAAAAAAATTGATACTATAGAGTGGCAAGATTTCCAAAACCAAATTGAAACTTCTCAGAAAGGATTTTTAAATCTGCTGAATATTTTTAACCCAAACATGAAAAAAAATTCTTTTGGAAGATTCATATCTATTGGAACTAACTTATTTCAAAATCCAGTGATCCCATATCACGATTATACTGCCGCCAAAGGGGGTTTATTATCACTTACGAGAACTGCGGCAATAGATCTAGGACAATTTAATATCACAGTAAATATGGTTTCAGGAGGTTTATTAAAAGTTACTGATGCTAGCAAAGGAACTCCCGATAGTGTTTTTGAGTATATTTCAAGCATCACACCTTTAAGAAAAGTAACTACCACTGAGGACTTTTCTGATGCTGTATTATTTTTTGCCTCCCCTTGGTCAAGGGCAGTTACTGGGCAAAATTTAGTAGTTGATGGAGGATTAGTTCTAAATTAA
- a CDS encoding ammonium transporter codes for MFKKLPAKIAIATLTVPAIQLIFASLAPIHASESNISDADNTLILTSSALVLLMTPGLAFFYGGFTQAKNVLNTMGMSFVMMGIATLVWSIVGFSLAFSDGGASNAFIGNPSTYAFLENLPLNWEGLQIPGLSFALFQGMFAIITPALISGALVERISFRFWCFFTPIWILFVYAPLAHMVWGGGLLGKDLDFAGGTVVHISSGVSALVLASLAGSRRNWPRGIKPPHDITQILLGTGLLWFGWFGFNGGSQLSVGGAELPFTTTHVSAAAGLVTWALIESIKDGKASAIGMATGAVAGLVGITPAAGFVNPSSGMLIGAITSGICFLSLKLKIKLSFDDSLDTFAVHGVGGTVGALLTGLFAKSELIATHPAGLVLQEQGRIALILGQLQAVLIAYAIAAIGTLIIALVLKSLGCSFRVNETDEEDGLDISQHGEEAYGEKTGSPKTI; via the coding sequence TTGTTTAAAAAACTACCCGCCAAGATAGCAATAGCAACTCTTACTGTCCCAGCAATTCAGCTTATTTTTGCATCGCTCGCGCCCATCCACGCTTCTGAATCAAATATTTCAGATGCTGACAATACATTAATTTTGACTTCATCTGCTCTGGTTTTACTAATGACTCCTGGTCTCGCTTTTTTCTATGGAGGTTTTACGCAGGCCAAGAATGTTCTAAATACGATGGGAATGAGTTTTGTGATGATGGGGATAGCTACCCTTGTTTGGTCAATAGTGGGGTTTAGTCTTGCCTTCTCTGATGGGGGAGCTTCAAATGCATTTATAGGAAATCCATCAACCTATGCATTCTTAGAGAATCTTCCGCTTAATTGGGAGGGATTACAAATTCCAGGTCTTAGTTTTGCTCTTTTTCAAGGCATGTTTGCAATAATCACTCCTGCTTTAATATCTGGGGCACTTGTAGAAAGAATTAGTTTCCGTTTTTGGTGTTTCTTCACACCTATCTGGATTTTGTTTGTTTATGCACCACTTGCTCATATGGTTTGGGGAGGGGGACTATTAGGAAAAGATCTTGATTTTGCAGGAGGTACAGTTGTTCATATAAGCTCTGGAGTCTCTGCTTTAGTTCTTGCTAGTCTGGCTGGATCTCGCAGAAATTGGCCTAGAGGCATTAAGCCACCTCACGATATTACTCAAATACTATTAGGAACTGGTTTGCTATGGTTTGGTTGGTTTGGATTTAATGGAGGAAGTCAATTAAGCGTAGGAGGAGCAGAGCTCCCTTTCACAACCACTCATGTTTCGGCCGCAGCTGGACTAGTAACTTGGGCCTTAATTGAGTCAATAAAAGATGGAAAAGCTTCTGCGATTGGAATGGCTACTGGTGCTGTAGCTGGATTAGTAGGAATTACCCCTGCAGCTGGTTTCGTAAATCCATCAAGTGGAATGTTAATTGGAGCAATTACCTCAGGTATTTGTTTTTTATCACTTAAATTAAAAATTAAATTATCTTTTGATGATTCTTTAGATACTTTTGCGGTGCACGGTGTTGGAGGAACAGTTGGAGCTCTTCTAACTGGACTTTTTGCTAAGTCAGAGTTGATAGCTACTCATCCCGCAGGATTAGTTCTTCAAGAACAGGGAAGGATTGCTTTGATTCTTGGTCAACTTCAGGCTGTTCTCATTGCATATGCAATTGCTGCAATCGGAACTTTAATTATTGCTTTGGTTTTAAAATCTCTTGGTTGCAGTTTCAGAGTAAATGAAACAGATGAAGAGGATGGCTTAGATATCTCTCAACATGGTGAAGAGGCTTATGGAGAGAAGACAGGCTCGCCAAAAACTATTTAA
- a CDS encoding cupin domain-containing protein codes for MRKFRNLLLSAITISSVLLPLEIAKAQEKIEVIPLIKSTKGLGGKKIFYPRWKQAELRFFKVIIPVGAKTPIHIHPAPMVVYLAQGELKHTRGDVINYFSSKQSLIESNNGDEHFVENIGSKPAVLYVVAASAVGLPTTINK; via the coding sequence ATGCGCAAATTTAGAAATCTTTTACTCTCAGCAATAACAATTTCATCAGTTCTTCTCCCTTTGGAAATTGCTAAAGCTCAAGAGAAGATTGAAGTAATACCTCTTATTAAAAGTACAAAGGGTTTAGGAGGTAAAAAGATTTTTTACCCAAGATGGAAGCAAGCCGAGCTTAGATTCTTTAAAGTAATTATCCCAGTTGGCGCAAAGACTCCAATTCACATACATCCAGCACCAATGGTTGTTTATCTCGCTCAAGGAGAATTGAAGCATACAAGGGGAGATGTTATAAATTACTTTTCATCAAAGCAATCTTTAATAGAGAGCAATAATGGCGATGAGCATTTCGTTGAAAATATAGGAAGTAAACCAGCTGTTCTTTATGTAGTTGCGGCATCTGCCGTGGGACTTCCTACAACTATTAATAAGTAG
- a CDS encoding DUF1651 domain-containing protein codes for MTLGGANVWTNFSYGYRNESPSGWLLKPDRSRLILFTRNKKSGRNNIRIFAHTYYTNDLGEPMAIKSSSQMYLDDAWNKWHDLQLEGWTFEELELP; via the coding sequence ATGACTCTAGGAGGAGCTAATGTTTGGACTAATTTTTCTTATGGTTATCGTAATGAGTCCCCAAGTGGTTGGCTGCTTAAACCAGATCGCAGCAGACTAATTTTATTTACAAGAAACAAAAAATCAGGCAGAAACAATATCAGGATTTTTGCCCATACGTATTATACAAATGATCTTGGTGAACCCATGGCAATTAAATCATCAAGTCAAATGTATTTAGACGATGCCTGGAATAAATGGCATGACCTTCAATTAGAAGGTTGGACTTTTGAAGAACTTGAATTACCTTAA